One Streptomyces sp. L2 genomic window carries:
- a CDS encoding SDR family NAD(P)-dependent oxidoreductase codes for MKDATDLPQSLLVLGGTSGIALATARRLIARRTRTVWLAGRPSPALESAADSLRRLGADVRTVAFDALDPESHVETLGKVFADGPVDCVLLAFGVLGDQAHDERDPLRAVRIGQTNYTGALSAALVSASALQSQSHGSLVVLSSATAERPRRADFVYASSKAGLDTFTQGLGDALHGTGVHVMLVRPAPVRRTGLLTTTPEAIATSIELGLRRGSEIIWVPGALRLLMSALRHTPRALFRRLPI; via the coding sequence ATGAAGGACGCCACCGATCTGCCCCAGTCCCTGCTCGTCCTCGGCGGAACCTCCGGGATCGCGCTGGCCACCGCCCGCCGGCTGATCGCCCGCCGCACCCGCACGGTATGGCTGGCCGGCCGCCCCTCCCCCGCGCTGGAGTCCGCCGCGGACTCGCTGCGCCGCCTCGGCGCCGACGTCCGCACCGTCGCCTTCGACGCGCTCGACCCCGAGTCCCACGTCGAGACCCTCGGCAAGGTCTTCGCCGACGGGCCCGTCGACTGCGTCCTCCTCGCCTTCGGTGTCCTCGGCGACCAGGCCCACGACGAACGCGACCCGCTGCGCGCCGTCCGCATCGGCCAGACCAACTACACCGGCGCCCTGTCCGCGGCCCTCGTCTCGGCGAGCGCCCTGCAGAGCCAGAGCCACGGCTCCCTGGTGGTCCTCTCCTCGGCCACCGCCGAACGCCCCCGGCGCGCCGACTTCGTCTACGCCTCCAGCAAGGCCGGCCTGGACACCTTCACCCAGGGCCTCGGCGACGCCCTGCACGGCACCGGCGTCCACGTCATGCTCGTACGCCCCGCCCCCGTCCGCCGCACGGGCCTCCTCACCACGACCCCGGAAGCAATCGCCACCTCCATCGAACTGGGCCTGCGCAGAGGCTCGGAGATCATCTGGGTACCAGGCGCCCTCCGCCTGCTCATGTCAGCCCTACGCCACACCCCGAGGGCGCTGTTCCGCCGGCTGCCGATCTAG
- a CDS encoding YihY/virulence factor BrkB family protein, which translates to MDWLKKLPGVGPIVTRLMDTHAWRSYERLDRVKWTRLAAAMTFVSFVALFPLLTVAAAIAAATLDPARQETVQHKIAAQFPGLSDQLDLTSLVQNAGTVGVIAGAALLFTGIGWVGQTRDCLRAVWELPDQDENPVVAKAKDAGILLGLGGALLVTLAVSTLASALVGRLASLLGLAEHGWGTVLLQIAAFAVAVAADVLVLLYVLTLLPGVEPPRRRLVVAALTGAIGFELLKLLLSGYIQGVAAKSMYGAFGVPVALLLWINFTSKLVLFCASWTATPGKEAQPAAAPVTDGADGASGRAAATGG; encoded by the coding sequence ATGGACTGGCTGAAGAAGCTCCCCGGCGTCGGGCCGATCGTCACCCGCCTGATGGACACGCACGCGTGGCGGTCGTACGAGCGGCTGGACCGGGTGAAGTGGACGCGCCTGGCCGCCGCGATGACGTTCGTGAGCTTCGTGGCCCTGTTCCCCCTGCTCACCGTGGCCGCCGCGATCGCCGCCGCCACGCTGGACCCGGCCCGGCAGGAGACCGTCCAGCACAAGATCGCCGCCCAGTTCCCGGGCCTCTCCGACCAGCTGGATCTCACCTCGCTGGTCCAGAACGCCGGCACGGTCGGCGTCATCGCCGGTGCCGCGCTGCTGTTCACCGGCATCGGCTGGGTCGGCCAGACGCGGGACTGCCTGCGCGCGGTGTGGGAGCTGCCCGACCAGGACGAGAACCCGGTCGTCGCCAAGGCCAAGGACGCGGGCATCCTGCTCGGGCTCGGCGGCGCGCTGCTGGTGACGCTCGCCGTTTCCACCCTGGCCTCGGCGCTGGTGGGCCGGCTCGCCTCACTGCTGGGCCTCGCCGAACACGGCTGGGGCACGGTCCTGCTCCAGATCGCCGCGTTCGCCGTCGCCGTGGCCGCCGACGTCCTGGTACTGCTCTACGTCCTGACCCTGCTGCCCGGCGTCGAACCGCCGCGCCGCCGCCTGGTGGTGGCCGCGCTGACCGGCGCGATCGGCTTCGAACTGCTGAAGCTGCTGCTCAGCGGCTACATCCAGGGGGTGGCCGCGAAGAGCATGTACGGCGCGTTCGGCGTCCCCGTCGCCCTGCTGCTGTGGATCAACTTCACCTCGAAACTGGTCCTGTTCTGCGCCTCCTGGACGGCGACGCCGGGCAAGGAGGCGCAGCCGGCGGCGGCCCCCGTCACGGACGGGGCCGACGGCGCATCAGGTCGGGCAGCGGCCACCGGCGGTTGA
- the rocD gene encoding ornithine--oxo-acid transaminase, whose product MTATEALIATADAHSAPTYHPLPVVIATAEGAWMTDVEGRRYLDFLAGYSALNFGHGNRRLLKAAKAQLDRVTLTSRAFHHDRFGAFCAELAELCGMEMVLPMNTGAEAVETAVKTARKWGYRVKGVPAEMAKIVVAGGNFHGRTTTVISFSTDAEARADYGPYTPGFEIVPYGDLTAMRSAVTENTVAVLLEPIQGESGVIVPPAGYLAGVRELTRERNVLFVADEIQSGLGRTGRTFACEHEGVVPDVYVLGKALGGGIVPVSAVVSSAEVLGVFRPGEHGSTFGGNPLACAVALEVIAMLRSGEFQERAARLGERLHGSLATLAGTGRVTAVRGRGLWAGVDVHPAYGTGREVSERLMDRGVLVKDTHGATIRIAPPLVVSEEDLDWGLAEIGRVLGGDGA is encoded by the coding sequence GTGACCGCCACGGAAGCACTGATCGCCACCGCCGACGCCCACAGTGCGCCCACGTACCACCCGCTGCCGGTGGTGATCGCCACGGCGGAGGGCGCGTGGATGACGGATGTGGAGGGCCGGCGCTACCTGGACTTCCTCGCGGGCTACTCGGCGCTGAACTTCGGTCACGGCAACCGGCGGCTGCTCAAGGCGGCGAAGGCGCAGCTGGACCGGGTGACGCTGACCTCGCGGGCGTTCCACCACGACCGGTTCGGGGCGTTCTGCGCCGAGCTGGCGGAGCTGTGCGGGATGGAGATGGTGCTGCCGATGAACACCGGGGCGGAGGCGGTGGAGACGGCGGTGAAGACGGCGCGGAAGTGGGGGTACCGGGTGAAGGGGGTGCCCGCGGAGATGGCGAAGATCGTGGTCGCGGGCGGCAACTTCCACGGCCGTACGACGACGGTGATCAGCTTCTCCACCGACGCGGAGGCCCGCGCGGACTACGGGCCGTACACGCCGGGGTTCGAGATCGTGCCGTACGGGGACCTGACGGCGATGCGGTCGGCGGTCACGGAGAACACGGTGGCCGTGCTGCTGGAGCCGATCCAGGGCGAGTCGGGGGTGATCGTGCCGCCGGCGGGCTATCTGGCGGGGGTGCGGGAGCTGACCCGGGAGCGGAACGTGCTGTTCGTCGCCGACGAGATCCAGTCGGGGCTCGGCCGCACGGGGCGGACCTTCGCGTGCGAGCACGAGGGGGTCGTGCCGGACGTGTACGTGCTGGGCAAGGCCCTCGGGGGCGGGATCGTGCCGGTGTCGGCGGTGGTGTCGAGCGCCGAGGTGCTGGGGGTGTTCCGGCCGGGTGAGCACGGGTCGACGTTCGGCGGGAATCCGCTGGCCTGCGCGGTGGCGCTGGAGGTGATCGCGATGCTGCGCTCCGGCGAGTTCCAGGAGCGGGCGGCCCGGCTCGGGGAGCGTCTGCACGGGTCGCTGGCGACGCTGGCCGGCACGGGCCGGGTGACGGCGGTGCGGGGGCGGGGCCTGTGGGCGGGGGTGGACGTCCATCCGGCGTACGGCACCGGCCGCGAGGTGTCCGAGCGGCTGATGGACCGTGGCGTCCTGGTCAAGGACACCCACGGCGCGACGATCCGCATCGCCCCACCCCTGGTCGTCTCGGAGGAGGACCTGGACTGGGGGCTCGCGGAGATCGGGCGGGTGCTCGGTGGTGACGGGGCTTAG
- a CDS encoding glycine hydroxymethyltransferase, whose product MPEQQPLSTESTAFRAALDVIRAVEPRVADAIGQEVTDQREMLKLIASENYASPATLLTMGNWFSDKYAEGTIGRRFYAGCRNVDTVEALAAEHARELFGARHAYVQPHSGIDANLVAFWAVLGARVEVPFLEKAGARQVNDLTDADWAELRQAFGNQRMLGMSLDAGGHLTHGFRPNISGKMFDQRSYGTDSATGLIDYEALRAQAREFKPLIIVAGYSAYPRLVNFRIMREIADEVGATLMVDMAHFAGLVAGKVLTGDFDPVPHAQIVTTTTHKSLRGPRGGMVLCDDSLKDQVDRGCPMVLGGPLPHVMAAKAVALAEARQPAFQDYAQRVVDNSRALAEGLMKRGATLVTGGTDNHLNLIDVAGSYGLTGRQAEAALLESGIVTNRNAIPADPNGAWYTSGIRIGTPALTTRGLGAAEMDEVAGLIDRVLTTTEPGTTKSGAPSKAAHVLDPKIADEISHRATDLVAGFPLYPEIDLG is encoded by the coding sequence ATGCCAGAGCAGCAGCCCCTCTCCACCGAGTCCACCGCCTTCCGCGCCGCCCTCGACGTGATCCGCGCCGTGGAGCCCCGGGTCGCCGACGCGATCGGCCAGGAGGTCACCGACCAGCGCGAGATGCTCAAGCTGATCGCCTCCGAGAACTACGCCTCCCCGGCCACCCTGCTCACCATGGGCAACTGGTTCAGCGACAAGTACGCCGAGGGCACCATCGGCCGCCGCTTCTACGCCGGCTGCCGCAACGTCGACACGGTCGAGGCGCTGGCCGCCGAGCACGCCCGCGAGCTGTTCGGCGCCCGGCACGCCTACGTCCAGCCGCACTCCGGCATCGACGCCAACCTCGTCGCCTTCTGGGCCGTCCTCGGCGCCCGCGTCGAGGTGCCCTTCCTGGAGAAGGCCGGCGCCCGCCAGGTCAACGACCTCACCGACGCCGACTGGGCCGAGCTGCGCCAGGCCTTCGGCAACCAGCGGATGCTCGGCATGTCCCTGGACGCCGGCGGCCACCTCACCCACGGCTTCCGCCCGAACATCTCCGGCAAGATGTTCGACCAGCGCTCCTACGGCACCGACTCCGCCACCGGCCTCATCGACTACGAGGCCCTGCGCGCCCAGGCCCGCGAGTTCAAGCCGCTGATCATCGTCGCCGGCTACTCGGCGTACCCCCGGCTGGTGAACTTCCGGATCATGCGCGAGATCGCCGACGAGGTCGGCGCGACCCTCATGGTCGACATGGCCCACTTCGCCGGTCTCGTCGCCGGCAAGGTCCTCACCGGCGACTTCGACCCGGTCCCGCACGCCCAGATCGTGACGACGACCACCCACAAGTCGCTGCGCGGCCCGCGCGGCGGCATGGTCCTGTGCGACGACTCCCTCAAGGACCAGGTCGACCGCGGCTGCCCGATGGTGCTCGGCGGCCCGCTCCCGCACGTCATGGCCGCCAAGGCCGTCGCCCTCGCCGAGGCCCGGCAGCCCGCCTTCCAGGACTACGCCCAGCGCGTCGTCGACAACTCGCGCGCGCTGGCCGAGGGCCTGATGAAGCGCGGCGCCACCCTGGTCACCGGCGGCACGGACAACCACCTCAACCTGATCGACGTCGCCGGCTCCTACGGCCTCACCGGCCGCCAGGCCGAGGCCGCTCTCCTGGAGTCCGGCATCGTCACCAACCGCAACGCGATCCCGGCCGACCCGAACGGCGCCTGGTACACCTCCGGCATCCGTATCGGCACGCCCGCCCTGACCACCCGGGGTCTCGGCGCCGCCGAGATGGACGAGGTCGCCGGCCTCATCGACCGGGTCCTGACGACCACCGAGCCCGGCACCACCAAGTCCGGCGCCCCCTCGAAGGCGGCCCACGTCCTCGACCCGAAGATCGCCGACGAGATCTCCCACCGTGCGACCGACCTGGTCGCCGGCTTCCCCCTCTACCCGGAGATCGACCTCGGCTGA
- a CDS encoding D-alanyl-D-alanine carboxypeptidase has translation MPAPKNTARRALLVASATLLSLSAAAPAALAAPPPSATPSATPTATPPATMSTLGGARLGLPGTQVNLGAGVPVLPEGLTAKSWIVADAESGEVLAAHNAHWRLPPASTLKMLLADTLLPRFPKTTKHKVVAADLKGMGAGSSVVGVETGHTYTVHDLWLGVFLRSGNDAVHVLSAMNGGVPQTVEDMQAHADELQAGDTHVVSPDGYDEPGQVSSAYDLTLFARSGLQKKDFRDYCSTVRATFESKPIQNTDRLLSGDTDVPVYQGIAGVKNGNTTHAGATYTGVAERNGKVLLVTMMNPRKHEHNEVYKESAKLLDWGFQAAGKVTPVGELVPPVNAVQASAQPSADATSGASASTKPRTGGAGSTAAASATTGHGSRGIGIALAVAGGLLVLLAGGAFLVNRRWPLPDLMRRRPRP, from the coding sequence GTGCCCGCACCGAAGAACACCGCCCGGCGCGCCCTGCTGGTCGCCTCCGCCACGCTGCTGTCCCTGTCCGCCGCCGCGCCCGCCGCCCTCGCGGCCCCGCCGCCCTCGGCCACTCCCTCCGCGACTCCGACGGCCACTCCCCCGGCGACGATGTCCACGCTGGGCGGGGCCCGGCTCGGCCTGCCCGGCACCCAGGTCAACCTGGGTGCCGGGGTCCCGGTGCTGCCCGAGGGACTCACCGCCAAGTCCTGGATCGTCGCCGACGCCGAGTCCGGGGAGGTGCTCGCCGCGCACAACGCGCACTGGCGGCTGCCCCCGGCGAGCACCCTGAAGATGCTGCTCGCGGACACCCTGCTGCCCCGCTTCCCGAAGACGACGAAGCACAAGGTGGTGGCCGCCGACCTCAAGGGCATGGGCGCCGGTTCCAGCGTGGTCGGCGTAGAGACGGGCCACACGTACACCGTTCACGACCTGTGGCTCGGCGTCTTCCTGCGCTCCGGCAACGACGCCGTGCACGTGCTGTCCGCGATGAACGGCGGAGTCCCGCAGACCGTGGAGGACATGCAGGCCCACGCGGACGAACTCCAGGCCGGCGACACGCACGTGGTCAGCCCCGACGGCTACGACGAGCCGGGGCAGGTGTCGTCGGCGTACGACCTGACGCTGTTCGCCCGTTCCGGACTGCAGAAGAAGGACTTCCGGGACTACTGCTCGACCGTGCGGGCCACCTTCGAGTCGAAGCCCATCCAGAACACCGACCGGCTGCTGAGCGGCGACACCGACGTGCCCGTCTACCAGGGCATCGCCGGGGTGAAGAACGGCAACACCACCCACGCGGGCGCCACCTACACCGGCGTCGCCGAGCGGAACGGCAAGGTGCTGCTGGTCACGATGATGAACCCGCGGAAACACGAGCACAACGAGGTCTACAAGGAGTCCGCGAAGCTGCTCGACTGGGGCTTCCAGGCGGCCGGCAAGGTCACTCCCGTGGGCGAACTCGTGCCGCCGGTGAACGCCGTACAGGCGTCCGCGCAGCCGTCGGCCGACGCCACGTCCGGCGCCTCGGCGAGCACGAAGCCGCGCACCGGCGGCGCCGGGTCCACGGCCGCGGCGAGCGCGACGACCGGGCACGGTTCGCGGGGCATCGGCATCGCCCTGGCCGTCGCCGGGGGGCTGCTGGTGCTGCTCGCGGGCGGGGCGTTCCTGGTCAACCGCCGGTGGCCGCTGCCCGACCTGATGCGCCGTCGGCCCCGTCCGTGA
- a CDS encoding 2'-5' RNA ligase family protein, with protein MGTVTIGVSIAVPEPHGSLLQERRAGFGDAAAHGIPTHVTLLPPTELDASALPAVEAHLTEVATTGRPFPMRLSGTGTFRPLSPVVYVRVVQGAEDCTWLQQRVRDASGPVALELRFPYHPHVTVAHGIDEDAMDRAFEELAGFDAEWSCTGFALYEQGSDGVWRKLREFVFGGAGVVPSQGSASRFGRSAVS; from the coding sequence GTGGGGACCGTAACGATCGGTGTGTCGATCGCGGTCCCGGAGCCTCACGGCAGCCTGCTCCAGGAGCGGCGCGCGGGCTTCGGCGACGCCGCCGCGCACGGCATCCCCACGCACGTCACGCTGCTGCCGCCGACCGAGCTGGACGCGTCCGCGCTGCCCGCCGTCGAGGCGCACCTGACCGAGGTGGCCACGACCGGCAGGCCGTTCCCGATGCGGCTCTCCGGCACGGGGACCTTCCGGCCGCTGTCGCCGGTGGTCTACGTACGGGTCGTCCAGGGGGCCGAGGACTGCACCTGGCTGCAGCAGAGGGTGCGGGACGCGTCGGGGCCGGTGGCCCTGGAGCTGCGGTTCCCGTACCACCCCCACGTGACCGTGGCGCACGGGATCGACGAGGACGCGATGGACCGGGCGTTCGAGGAACTGGCCGGCTTCGACGCGGAGTGGTCCTGCACGGGGTTCGCGCTGTACGAGCAGGGCTCTGACGGGGTGTGGAGGAAGCTGCGGGAGTTCGTGTTCGGGGGGGCTGGGGTGGTGCCGTCACAGGGGAGTGCTTCGCGGTTCGGCCGTAGCGCGGTCTCGTAG
- the trpS gene encoding tryptophan--tRNA ligase — protein MQDRPRVLSGIQPTAGSFHLGNYLGAVRQWVDLQNTHDAFYMVVDLHAITVPQDPKELRENTRVAAAQLLAAGLDPERCTLFVQSHVPEHAQLAWLMNCITGFGEASRMTQFKDKSVKQGNDRTTIGLFTYPMLMVADILLYQADQVPVGEDQRQHLELTRDLADRFNQTYGDTFVMPSPYILKETAKIYDLQDPTAKMSKSAATSKGLINLLDEPKATAKKVKSAVTDTDTVIRFDREHKPGVSNLLTIYSTLTGKAITDLEAAYEGKGYGALKTDLAEVMVDFVTPFRERTQQYLDDSETLDSILAKGAEKARAVAAETLAHAYDRMGFLPAKH, from the coding sequence ATGCAGGATCGTCCCCGTGTGCTCTCCGGAATCCAGCCCACCGCAGGCTCGTTCCACCTCGGCAACTACCTCGGCGCCGTCCGTCAGTGGGTCGACCTGCAGAACACCCACGACGCGTTCTACATGGTCGTCGACCTGCACGCGATCACGGTCCCGCAGGACCCGAAGGAGCTGCGGGAGAACACCCGGGTCGCCGCCGCCCAGCTGCTCGCGGCCGGCCTGGACCCCGAGCGGTGCACGCTGTTCGTGCAGAGCCACGTGCCCGAGCACGCCCAGCTCGCCTGGCTGATGAACTGCATCACCGGATTCGGCGAGGCGTCCCGGATGACGCAGTTCAAGGACAAGTCCGTCAAGCAGGGCAACGACCGCACCACCATCGGCCTGTTCACGTACCCGATGCTGATGGTCGCCGACATCCTGCTCTACCAGGCCGACCAGGTCCCCGTCGGTGAGGACCAGCGCCAGCACCTGGAGCTGACCCGCGACCTCGCCGACCGGTTCAACCAGACCTACGGCGACACCTTCGTCATGCCGAGCCCGTACATCCTCAAGGAGACGGCGAAGATCTACGACCTTCAGGACCCGACCGCCAAGATGAGCAAGTCGGCGGCCACCTCGAAGGGCCTGATCAACCTGCTGGACGAGCCGAAGGCGACCGCGAAGAAGGTCAAGAGCGCGGTCACCGACACCGACACGGTGATCCGCTTCGACCGTGAGCACAAGCCCGGCGTCAGTAACCTCCTGACGATCTATTCGACGCTCACCGGCAAGGCGATCACCGACCTGGAGGCCGCCTACGAGGGCAAGGGCTACGGCGCCCTGAAGACCGACCTCGCCGAGGTCATGGTCGACTTCGTGACCCCGTTCCGCGAGCGCACCCAGCAGTACCTGGACGACTCCGAGACGCTCGACTCCATCCTGGCCAAGGGCGCGGAGAAGGCGCGGGCCGTCGCCGCGGAGACGCTCGCCCATGCCTACGACCGGATGGGCTTCCTGCCGGCCAAGCACTGA
- a CDS encoding FAD-dependent oxidoreductase: MNATAAQQHEVLVLGAGYAGLSAAIQLAARAGKRGTPRVTLVNPYDTFTERLRLHMTATGQETAEMNIPELLDGTGASFVRGWVTAVDAGAKTVRIDDDRVLHYDTLVYGLGSIADTAAVPGVDDHAYTLNSPEDAALLAERLTRSGGGTVVVGGSGLTGVEAAAEIAERLPELQVVLLGRQEPGAGMHPKAKAHLDAVLARLGVRVRSGVDVVKVLPDSVELADGSSIPADAVVWTSGTRVSPLAAAAGLTVDERGRVVTDSALRSVSHPDVYAVGDAAAIRQGYGVMHGTCQSGMPTGVHAALSILRVLAGKEPKPFRFGYYHTPVSLGRNDGVVQFTHPDDSPRRIVLTGKRAAKYKETVSAAPWATFVRMKKMPASGAFWPHGGRYTRIRSAK; the protein is encoded by the coding sequence ATGAACGCGACAGCGGCACAGCAGCACGAGGTCCTGGTCCTGGGCGCCGGCTACGCAGGGCTCTCCGCCGCGATCCAGCTCGCGGCCCGCGCAGGGAAGCGGGGGACACCGCGTGTGACGCTGGTCAACCCCTACGACACCTTCACCGAGCGGCTCCGCCTGCACATGACCGCCACCGGCCAGGAGACGGCCGAGATGAACATCCCGGAGCTGCTGGACGGCACCGGCGCCTCCTTCGTCCGCGGCTGGGTCACGGCCGTGGACGCCGGGGCGAAGACCGTCCGGATCGACGACGACCGGGTCCTGCACTACGACACCCTGGTCTACGGTCTGGGCAGCATCGCGGACACCGCCGCCGTCCCCGGCGTGGACGACCACGCCTACACCCTCAACAGCCCGGAGGACGCCGCCCTCCTCGCCGAACGGCTGACCCGGTCGGGCGGCGGGACCGTCGTGGTCGGCGGCAGCGGCCTGACCGGCGTCGAGGCCGCGGCGGAGATCGCCGAGCGGCTCCCGGAACTCCAGGTGGTGCTGCTGGGCCGGCAGGAGCCGGGCGCGGGCATGCACCCGAAGGCCAAGGCCCACCTGGATGCGGTGCTCGCCCGGCTCGGTGTGCGGGTGCGCAGTGGCGTCGACGTGGTCAAGGTGCTGCCGGACAGCGTCGAACTCGCGGACGGCTCCAGCATCCCGGCGGACGCGGTCGTGTGGACCAGCGGTACCCGCGTCTCCCCGCTGGCCGCCGCCGCGGGCCTGACCGTCGACGAGCGCGGCCGCGTGGTCACCGACAGCGCGCTGCGCTCGGTCTCCCACCCGGACGTCTACGCTGTGGGCGACGCGGCGGCGATCCGCCAGGGCTACGGCGTGATGCACGGAACCTGCCAGAGCGGCATGCCCACCGGCGTGCACGCGGCCCTCTCCATCCTGCGGGTGCTGGCCGGCAAGGAGCCCAAGCCCTTCCGCTTCGGCTACTACCACACACCCGTCAGCCTGGGCCGAAACGATGGCGTCGTGCAGTTCACCCATCCCGACGACAGCCCGCGCCGGATCGTACTGACCGGCAAGCGGGCCGCGAAGTACAAGGAGACGGTCTCCGCCGCGCCGTGGGCGACTTTCGTCCGCATGAAGAAGATGCCCGCCTCGGGCGCGTTCTGGCCGCACGGCGGCCGCTACACCCGGATCAGGAGCGCCAAGTGA
- a CDS encoding RNA polymerase sigma-70 factor: MTQPQQAGPDQLAFQQYRTLLFSVAYRILGTAADAEDLVQDAWFKWSAADRSQVVDPKAYLTRIVSNLAMERLRSTRHQRETYVGPWLPEPILTGPDTADGAAMTDSVSMALLVVLETLSPLERAVFVLKEVFAFSYAEIAQAVERSEPAVRQAGHRAREHVQARRPRFTADRARQRDVTERFFAAATGGDINTLMELLSPDVTLWTDGGGKVRQALKPVVGLETVAGWFAALGTATYQGIEPGQMRAELTWINGGPGVVFRGPDRVVATMTFDFDPDGRISAIHNVANPDKLHAVADGTRHELT, from the coding sequence GTGACCCAGCCGCAGCAGGCCGGCCCCGACCAGCTCGCCTTCCAGCAGTACCGCACCCTGCTCTTCTCCGTCGCCTACCGAATCCTCGGCACCGCCGCCGATGCCGAGGACCTGGTCCAGGACGCCTGGTTCAAGTGGTCGGCGGCCGACCGTTCCCAGGTCGTCGACCCCAAGGCGTATCTCACCCGGATCGTTTCCAACCTGGCGATGGAACGGCTCCGCTCGACGCGCCACCAGCGCGAGACCTATGTCGGGCCATGGCTGCCCGAGCCGATCCTCACCGGCCCGGACACCGCCGACGGCGCCGCCATGACGGACTCGGTCTCCATGGCGCTGCTGGTGGTCCTGGAGACGCTGAGCCCCCTGGAGCGCGCGGTCTTCGTGCTGAAGGAGGTCTTCGCCTTCAGTTACGCGGAGATCGCCCAGGCGGTGGAACGCTCGGAGCCGGCGGTCCGGCAGGCCGGGCATCGCGCCCGCGAACACGTACAGGCCCGCCGGCCCCGTTTCACCGCGGACCGCGCCCGCCAACGCGACGTCACCGAGCGGTTCTTCGCGGCGGCGACGGGCGGCGACATCAACACCCTGATGGAGCTGCTCTCCCCGGACGTGACGCTGTGGACCGATGGCGGCGGCAAGGTCCGCCAGGCTCTCAAGCCGGTCGTCGGCCTGGAGACTGTCGCCGGTTGGTTCGCCGCGCTCGGCACCGCGACCTACCAGGGCATCGAGCCCGGGCAGATGCGGGCGGAACTCACCTGGATCAACGGCGGCCCGGGGGTGGTCTTCCGCGGCCCGGACCGCGTGGTCGCCACGATGACCTTCGACTTCGACCCGGACGGGCGCATCTCGGCCATCCACAACGTGGCCAACCCCGACAAGCTCCACGCCGTCGCCGACGGCACCCGACACGAACTCACCTGA